The following proteins are co-located in the Sandaracinaceae bacterium genome:
- a CDS encoding PLP-dependent aminotransferase family protein, producing the protein MNALGIAVQAEGGPPLYQQLFEQIAGRIRSGAFPDGYRLPPTRALASQLGLHRNTVVRAYAELEAAGFLTSTVGRGSFVKAPRFAEDAPSAPAPRRGLPWRSMVSEAARAEPMERFRRARRASVPRGAVDLTRMQPPAEMLPVDLFRRCVEHVLRTSGPKALGYAPKEGFRRLREAIVEDLARLAVPCAADDVLVTTGSQQGLDLVARALLGPGEVVLTHASTYSGALQVFAATGAHVVGVPSDEEGPDVGALRRLGARRPKALYLMPNHVNPTGACMTAARREAVLDWARDAQVAVIEDDYAADLELDDAPIPPAMRALDADVIHVGTFSKRLIPALRIGYLVVPPSLAPYLLALKHTSDLGSSALTQLALAELLERGYLAAHLNRLRPFYRARRDALCDGLRAHLPRDVRWQRPVRGLSVWLELPEEVDPERVFEEGLSRGVLVAPGRHFAADEGTRPGLRLNFCSEPEDRLALGAERVAQAIEAVRQEPRADAAVVDVV; encoded by the coding sequence ATGAACGCGCTCGGCATCGCGGTGCAAGCGGAGGGGGGCCCGCCCCTCTATCAGCAGCTGTTCGAACAGATCGCGGGGCGGATTCGTTCCGGCGCCTTCCCGGACGGCTACCGCCTGCCTCCGACCCGGGCGCTCGCGTCGCAGCTGGGGCTGCACCGCAACACCGTGGTGCGCGCCTACGCCGAGCTCGAGGCGGCGGGGTTCCTCACCTCGACCGTGGGCCGCGGCTCGTTCGTCAAGGCGCCGCGCTTCGCGGAGGACGCGCCGAGCGCGCCCGCGCCGCGGCGGGGGCTGCCTTGGCGGTCCATGGTGAGCGAGGCGGCGCGGGCCGAGCCGATGGAGCGCTTTCGCCGCGCGCGCCGTGCCTCGGTGCCGCGGGGCGCGGTGGACCTGACGCGCATGCAGCCGCCGGCGGAGATGCTCCCGGTCGATCTCTTCCGGCGCTGCGTCGAGCACGTGCTCCGCACCAGCGGGCCCAAGGCGCTCGGCTATGCGCCGAAGGAGGGCTTCCGCCGGCTGCGGGAGGCCATCGTCGAGGATCTCGCGCGGCTCGCCGTGCCCTGCGCGGCGGACGACGTGCTCGTCACGACCGGGAGTCAGCAGGGGCTCGATCTCGTGGCCCGCGCGCTGCTCGGCCCGGGCGAGGTCGTGCTCACCCACGCCTCGACCTACTCGGGCGCGCTGCAGGTCTTCGCCGCGACGGGCGCGCACGTGGTGGGCGTGCCCAGCGATGAAGAGGGCCCCGACGTGGGCGCGCTGCGGCGGCTCGGCGCGCGGCGCCCGAAGGCGCTCTATCTCATGCCCAACCACGTCAACCCGACCGGCGCGTGCATGACCGCCGCGCGGCGAGAGGCGGTGCTGGACTGGGCCCGCGACGCGCAGGTCGCGGTGATCGAAGACGACTACGCCGCGGACCTCGAGCTGGACGACGCGCCCATCCCGCCCGCAATGCGCGCGCTCGACGCGGACGTCATCCACGTGGGCACGTTCAGCAAGCGGCTGATCCCCGCGCTCCGGATCGGCTACCTCGTGGTGCCGCCGTCCCTCGCGCCGTACCTGCTCGCGCTCAAGCACACGAGCGACCTCGGCAGCTCGGCGCTGACCCAGCTCGCGCTCGCGGAGCTGCTCGAGCGCGGCTACCTCGCGGCGCACCTCAACCGCCTCCGACCCTTCTACCGGGCGCGCCGTGACGCGCTCTGCGACGGGCTGCGTGCGCACCTCCCGCGCGACGTACGGTGGCAACGACCCGTGCGGGGGTTGAGCGTGTGGCTGGAGCTGCCCGAGGAGGTCGACCCCGAGCGCGTGTTCGAGGAGGGTCTGAGCCGCGGCGTGCTGGTCGCGCCGGGGCGTCACTTCGCGGCGGACGAGGGGACGCGGCCGGGCCTGCGCCTCAACTTCTGCAGTGAGCCCGAGGACAGGCTGGCGCTCGGCGCGGAGCGAGTCGCGCAGGCCATCGAGGCCGTCCGCCAGGAGCCGCGCGCGGACGCCGCCGTCGTCGACGTGGTCTGA
- the pdxS gene encoding pyridoxal 5'-phosphate synthase lyase subunit PdxS: protein MNESTWKTKVGLAEMLKGGVIMDVVDAEQARVAEEAGAAAVMALERVPAQIRAEGGVARASDPAMIRDIQRAVSIPVMAKCRIGHLMEARILEALEVDFVDESEVLTPADQAHHIDKHVFRVPFVCGCTELGEALRRIAEGAAMIRTKGEAGTGDVSQAVRHLRAVRAQIRRLQTLDAEQLVSEARDLGAPLELVRFVAAEGKLPVPRFAAGGVATPADAALCMALGAESVFVGSGIFLSEDPARRARAVVEAVTHWQDAAKLAEISTGLGEAMRGTESAHLPEGERLAQRGW, encoded by the coding sequence ATGAACGAGAGCACGTGGAAGACGAAGGTCGGCCTGGCCGAGATGCTGAAGGGCGGCGTCATCATGGACGTCGTGGACGCGGAGCAGGCGCGCGTCGCCGAGGAGGCGGGCGCGGCCGCGGTGATGGCGCTCGAGCGGGTCCCGGCGCAGATCCGCGCGGAGGGAGGCGTCGCCCGGGCGAGCGATCCGGCGATGATCCGCGACATCCAGCGCGCGGTCTCGATCCCCGTGATGGCCAAGTGCCGCATCGGGCATCTCATGGAGGCGCGGATCCTCGAGGCGCTCGAGGTGGACTTCGTCGACGAGTCCGAGGTGCTCACCCCCGCGGATCAGGCACACCACATCGACAAACATGTTTTCCGCGTGCCCTTCGTCTGCGGCTGCACGGAGCTCGGCGAGGCGCTGCGCCGGATCGCGGAGGGCGCGGCGATGATCCGCACCAAGGGGGAAGCGGGCACGGGCGACGTGAGCCAGGCCGTGCGTCACCTGCGGGCGGTGCGGGCGCAGATCCGTCGGCTGCAGACCCTGGACGCGGAGCAGCTCGTCTCCGAGGCGCGCGACCTGGGGGCGCCGCTCGAGCTGGTGCGCTTCGTGGCGGCGGAGGGGAAGCTGCCCGTGCCTCGCTTCGCGGCGGGCGGCGTGGCCACGCCAGCGGACGCCGCGCTCTGCATGGCGCTGGGCGCCGAGTCGGTGTTCGTGGGGAGCGGCATCTTCCTCAGCGAGGATCCGGCCCGGCGCGCGCGCGCGGTGGTCGAGGCCGTCACCCACTGGCAGGACGCGGCGAAGCTCGCGGAGATCTCCACCGGGCTCGGCGAGGCGATGCGAGGGACCGAGAGCGCGCACCTGCCCGAGGGCGAGCGCCTGGCGCAGCGGGGGTGGTGA
- the pdxT gene encoding pyridoxal 5'-phosphate synthase glutaminase subunit PdxT: MRVGVLALQGGYAAHAALLRALGHEVVLVRAADHADGLDGLVLPGGESSAQLRLLDAALEAALHAHVRAERPVLATCAGLVLAATRVAPSQRAFGWLDVDVERNGWGRQLHSAEARADDGTPLTLIRAPRIRRVGSGVEVMRSLRGEPVLVRAGRVVGATFHPELDGDPWLHIEAFTSR, encoded by the coding sequence ATGCGCGTCGGCGTGCTCGCGCTGCAAGGTGGCTACGCGGCGCACGCGGCGCTCCTCCGGGCGCTCGGGCACGAGGTCGTCCTGGTGCGCGCGGCCGACCACGCCGACGGGCTCGACGGCCTCGTGCTCCCGGGCGGGGAGAGCAGCGCGCAGCTGCGTCTCCTCGACGCGGCGCTCGAGGCGGCGCTCCACGCCCACGTCCGCGCGGAGCGCCCGGTCCTGGCGACCTGCGCCGGGCTCGTGCTCGCGGCCACACGCGTCGCGCCGTCCCAGCGCGCGTTCGGGTGGCTCGACGTGGACGTGGAGCGCAACGGGTGGGGGCGACAGCTCCACAGCGCCGAGGCGCGCGCCGATGACGGCACCCCGCTGACCCTCATCCGCGCGCCGCGCATCCGTCGCGTAGGGAGCGGCGTCGAGGTCATGCGCAGCCTCCGCGGCGAGCCCGTCCTGGTGCGCGCCGGGCGCGTGGTCGGCGCGACCTTTCACCCCGAGCTCGACGGGGATCCCTGGCTGCACATCGAGGCGTTCACCTCGCGTTGA